One region of Catenuloplanes indicus genomic DNA includes:
- a CDS encoding MMPL family transporter, giving the protein MTLFLARIGEACVAHPWRTITGWVLVLVAAFALANAAGGVPQDNYDVPGLRAQAGTELLRRVFPDLSGTEARVVLHAPGGQPVAQELADDVTGRLRAVPDVGHVGTPRFSGDRDTVLIDVRYRKPVTELGEDVVQRLRDATSTASDAGVRVEVAGQVGEQEKAGGGAGEAIGVLIALVVLLIAFGSVLAAGLPIVSALFGLGAGSALTLLIAAFTEVSSLAPTVATMVGLGVGIDYALLLVTRYAEDLHNGLPPRLAAITATATAGRSVLAAGATVLVSLSGLLVSGLPDFRSIGYATALVVLATMAAALTLVPTLCALSGPRIVGRRHRNRTPGDAAPAGAQRWARRVARRPVLWGLGALLVLLTLGAPTLGMRTWPDDAGSGPVDTTARRAYDLIAAEFGPGAYAPVVVAVDLSSMDPVELPGLGARIAAEAGVAAVSPPLVSEDGTGAMLAVQTDFAPRDERSAELVTTLRDVVLPEGVEVTGTTAVYIDLADLLDQRLWWAVGMVVTLSLIVLIVVFRSILVPLKAAVVNLFSVAAAYGVLTAVFQWGWGASLIGVDRPVPVSTFVPLVLFTVLFGLSMDYEVFLISRIREYWQASGDPVGSMVRGLASTGRTITSAALIMVAVFAGFVAAGDLVTKMIGLGLATAILVDATVVRLVLVPAAMVLMGRANWWLPRWLGRLLPGRDRGPAYVHREDDPAPAPVG; this is encoded by the coding sequence ATGACGTTATTTCTGGCCAGGATCGGCGAAGCCTGTGTCGCCCATCCGTGGCGGACGATCACCGGCTGGGTGCTGGTGCTGGTCGCCGCCTTCGCCCTCGCCAACGCGGCCGGTGGCGTGCCGCAGGACAACTACGACGTGCCCGGCCTGCGCGCCCAGGCCGGCACCGAGCTGCTGAGACGTGTCTTCCCCGACCTGTCGGGCACCGAGGCACGAGTCGTCCTGCACGCGCCCGGCGGACAGCCGGTCGCCCAGGAACTGGCCGACGACGTGACCGGCCGGCTGCGTGCGGTTCCGGACGTCGGGCATGTGGGGACACCCCGGTTCTCCGGCGACCGCGACACCGTCCTCATCGACGTCCGCTACCGGAAACCGGTCACCGAGCTCGGCGAGGACGTCGTCCAGCGACTCCGCGACGCGACCTCGACCGCATCCGATGCGGGTGTGCGGGTCGAGGTCGCCGGTCAGGTCGGCGAGCAGGAGAAGGCAGGCGGCGGCGCAGGGGAGGCGATCGGCGTGCTGATCGCCCTCGTCGTACTGCTGATCGCTTTCGGGTCGGTGCTCGCGGCCGGGCTGCCGATCGTCTCCGCGCTGTTCGGCCTGGGCGCCGGCTCCGCGCTGACGCTGCTGATAGCCGCGTTCACCGAGGTCAGCTCCCTGGCTCCGACCGTGGCCACGATGGTCGGCCTCGGAGTCGGCATCGACTACGCGTTGCTGCTCGTCACCCGGTACGCGGAGGACTTGCACAACGGTCTGCCGCCTCGGCTGGCCGCGATCACCGCCACGGCGACGGCCGGGCGTTCCGTGCTCGCCGCCGGCGCGACCGTGCTGGTATCCCTGTCCGGCCTGCTCGTCTCCGGGCTGCCCGACTTCCGGTCGATCGGCTATGCCACCGCGCTGGTCGTCCTGGCCACGATGGCCGCCGCGCTGACCCTGGTGCCCACGCTCTGTGCTCTGTCCGGGCCGCGCATCGTCGGCCGGCGCCACCGCAACCGGACACCGGGCGATGCGGCGCCGGCCGGAGCGCAGCGGTGGGCGCGACGGGTGGCTCGCCGGCCCGTGCTCTGGGGACTCGGCGCGCTGCTCGTCCTGTTGACGCTGGGCGCGCCGACGCTCGGCATGCGGACCTGGCCGGACGACGCCGGCTCCGGCCCGGTCGACACCACGGCTCGCCGGGCCTACGACCTCATCGCGGCCGAATTCGGGCCCGGCGCGTACGCCCCCGTGGTCGTCGCCGTGGACCTGTCCTCGATGGATCCGGTGGAGCTGCCCGGCCTGGGTGCCCGGATCGCCGCCGAAGCGGGTGTCGCCGCCGTGTCCCCGCCGCTGGTCTCCGAGGACGGGACCGGTGCGATGCTGGCCGTGCAGACCGACTTCGCCCCGCGGGACGAGCGGTCGGCCGAGCTGGTCACCACCCTGCGAGACGTCGTGCTGCCCGAGGGGGTGGAGGTGACCGGGACGACCGCGGTCTACATCGACCTCGCCGACCTGCTGGATCAGCGCCTGTGGTGGGCGGTCGGCATGGTCGTCACGCTGTCCCTGATCGTGCTGATCGTGGTCTTCCGGAGCATTCTGGTGCCGCTGAAGGCCGCGGTGGTGAATCTGTTCAGCGTGGCCGCCGCGTACGGGGTGCTGACCGCCGTGTTCCAGTGGGGCTGGGGCGCGAGCCTGATCGGCGTGGACCGGCCGGTCCCGGTGTCGACGTTCGTTCCGCTCGTGCTCTTCACGGTGCTGTTCGGTCTGTCGATGGACTACGAGGTGTTCCTGATCTCGCGCATCCGTGAGTACTGGCAGGCGTCGGGCGACCCGGTCGGCAGCATGGTGCGGGGCCTGGCCTCGACCGGGCGGACCATCACCAGCGCCGCACTGATCATGGTGGCGGTCTTCGCCGGCTTCGTCGCCGCGGGCGACCTGGTGACGAAGATGATCGGTCTCGGCCTGGCCACCGCCATCCTGGTCGACGCCACCGTGGTCCGGCTGGTGCTGGTGCCTGCGGCGATGGTACTGATGGGCCGGGCCAACTGGTGGCTGCCGCGCTGGCTCGGCAGGCTGCTTCCCGGCCGGGACCGCGGGCCGGCGTACGTGCACCGGGAGGACGATCCGGCACCGGCGCCGGTCGGCTGA
- a CDS encoding FAD-binding oxidoreductase, with product MRHLPVSRRALLGGGVALGTAALLAGCGTETAPAGARLLRPGDPGYDAAVSSFNLNQIPRPGTVVQARTADDVRTAVGDAAARRAPVGVLATGHQPSSPIGEDAVLITTRAMRGVTINAGRRVARVEAGALWGHTLTAALQQQLVPLHGSTGTVGVVGYTLGGGLSPLLGRVHGYAADHVLAIDVVGADGELRTVTASSDPELFFGLRGGKSNFGIVTAMEFGLFPVPPLYGGAIMFDGADGARVLHTYREWVRTVPETMSSSVALLRLPDLPQVPEPLRGKLVANVRIAFTGPASEAAALIAPLRAAATPLRDQVAQMPWSGYAAIHSDPTSPTPAYERTALLRDLSEDAVDALLAAAGPDAPAPVTAVEIRHLGGALARPPQAESAVSHRDAAFTLFIAGVGGPEQAGSLKEAAAGIVRAMQPWSTGGMYVNFMNTDDTSPESVRQAYRPEVYGRLLALKKRVDPDNMFRLNHNIVD from the coding sequence ATGAGGCACCTACCTGTCAGCCGTCGCGCTCTGCTGGGCGGCGGCGTCGCCCTGGGCACTGCGGCGCTGCTCGCCGGATGCGGGACGGAGACGGCTCCGGCCGGCGCCCGGCTGCTACGGCCCGGCGATCCCGGATACGACGCCGCGGTCAGCTCGTTCAACCTCAACCAGATCCCGCGGCCCGGCACCGTCGTGCAGGCCCGGACGGCGGACGACGTACGGACGGCGGTGGGCGACGCCGCCGCCCGGCGCGCACCGGTCGGCGTCCTGGCCACCGGTCACCAGCCGTCCTCGCCGATCGGCGAGGACGCGGTGCTGATCACCACCCGTGCGATGCGCGGGGTGACGATCAACGCCGGCCGGAGAGTCGCCCGGGTAGAGGCCGGCGCGCTGTGGGGCCATACGCTCACCGCCGCGCTACAGCAGCAGCTGGTCCCGCTGCACGGTTCGACCGGCACGGTCGGTGTGGTCGGATACACGCTGGGCGGCGGGCTCAGCCCGCTGCTCGGCCGGGTGCACGGATACGCCGCCGACCACGTACTCGCGATCGATGTCGTCGGCGCGGACGGCGAGCTGCGGACGGTCACCGCGAGCAGCGACCCGGAGCTGTTCTTCGGCCTGCGCGGCGGCAAGAGCAATTTCGGCATCGTGACGGCGATGGAATTCGGCCTGTTCCCGGTGCCGCCGCTCTACGGGGGCGCGATCATGTTCGACGGCGCGGACGGCGCCCGGGTGCTGCACACCTACCGGGAGTGGGTTCGCACGGTGCCGGAGACGATGTCGTCCTCGGTGGCGCTGCTGCGCCTTCCCGACCTGCCCCAGGTGCCGGAGCCGCTGCGCGGCAAGCTGGTCGCCAACGTCCGCATCGCTTTCACCGGGCCGGCGAGCGAGGCCGCGGCACTGATCGCGCCGTTGCGCGCGGCGGCCACCCCGCTCCGCGACCAGGTGGCGCAGATGCCCTGGTCCGGTTACGCCGCTATTCACAGTGATCCGACCTCGCCGACACCCGCCTACGAGCGGACCGCGCTGCTGCGCGACCTGAGTGAGGACGCGGTCGATGCGCTGCTCGCGGCCGCCGGCCCGGACGCGCCGGCCCCGGTCACCGCGGTCGAGATCCGGCACCTCGGCGGTGCGCTCGCCAGGCCGCCGCAGGCGGAGAGCGCAGTCTCGCACCGGGACGCGGCGTTCACGCTGTTCATCGCCGGCGTCGGCGGCCCGGAGCAGGCCGGCTCCCTGAAGGAGGCCGCGGCCGGCATCGTGCGGGCGATGCAGCCGTGGAGCACCGGCGGCATGTACGTCAACTTCATGAACACCGACGACACGTCTCCGGAGTCGGTGCGGCAGGCGTACCGGCCCGAGGTGTACGGCCGGCTGCTGGCTCTGAAGAAGCGGGTCGATCCGGACAACATGTTCCGGCTCAACCACAACATCGTGGACTGA
- a CDS encoding FAD-binding oxidoreductase, whose protein sequence is MQHSSAGRPMLNRRAVLGAGVAVGATVTIAAVAPGTAVASPGKAGPIRRGDLPKGVQGAVLLPGDPGYDAAVSPFNLNQIPRPGVVFAAAAAADVQAAVRLATGRRAPAGVLATGHQPSVPIGPDAVLVSTKAMRAVHIDPRRRTARVEAGALWDDVVSASLKHGLAPLTGSTGTVGVVGYTLGGGLSPTIGRKYGYAADHVRSIDLVSADGRLRTVTAQSDRELFFGLRGGKSNFGIVTSLEFDLFPVTTLYGGAIVFDGRDAGRLLHAYRRWVKTVPDAMSSSVALLRLPDLPQVPEPVRGKLVASLRISYTGRPDTGASLVRPLRAVATPLIDSVAEMPYAAFPAIHSDPTTPTPAFERTALLRELGADTVDALLAAAGPGSTVPLAAVEIRHLGGALARQPRHPNAVSHRDAAFTLFMAGVGGPEAAPAIRKATADVIRVMRPWSTGGMYINFMNVDDTSDRSVRSAYRPDVYRRLEALKRRVDPRNTFRLNHNIEPC, encoded by the coding sequence ATGCAGCACTCGTCAGCCGGCCGGCCGATGCTGAACCGCCGTGCCGTCCTCGGTGCCGGCGTCGCCGTGGGCGCCACGGTCACGATCGCCGCGGTCGCGCCCGGCACCGCCGTCGCCAGCCCCGGAAAGGCCGGCCCGATCCGGCGGGGTGATCTGCCTAAGGGCGTGCAGGGCGCGGTGCTGCTGCCCGGTGATCCCGGCTACGACGCCGCGGTCAGCCCGTTCAACCTCAACCAGATCCCGCGCCCCGGGGTCGTCTTCGCCGCGGCGGCCGCCGCCGACGTCCAGGCCGCGGTCCGGCTCGCCACCGGCCGCCGCGCACCGGCCGGCGTCCTCGCCACCGGTCACCAGCCGTCCGTGCCGATCGGCCCGGACGCGGTGCTGGTCTCCACCAAGGCGATGCGTGCGGTGCACATCGACCCGCGGCGACGTACCGCACGGGTCGAGGCCGGCGCACTCTGGGACGACGTGGTGAGCGCGTCACTCAAGCACGGTCTCGCTCCGCTGACCGGATCCACCGGCACGGTCGGGGTGGTCGGGTACACGCTCGGCGGCGGGCTCAGCCCCACGATCGGGCGTAAGTACGGGTACGCCGCCGATCACGTCCGCAGCATCGACCTCGTCAGCGCCGACGGCCGGCTGCGGACCGTGACCGCGCAGAGCGACCGGGAGCTGTTCTTCGGGCTGCGCGGCGGGAAGAGCAACTTCGGCATCGTCACGTCGCTCGAATTCGACCTGTTCCCGGTCACCACGCTCTACGGCGGCGCGATCGTCTTCGACGGCCGGGACGCGGGGCGGCTGCTGCACGCCTACCGGCGCTGGGTCAAGACCGTGCCGGACGCGATGTCCTCGTCGGTGGCGCTGCTCCGCCTGCCCGACCTGCCGCAGGTGCCCGAGCCGGTACGCGGAAAACTCGTCGCCAGCCTGCGCATCTCCTACACGGGCCGGCCGGACACCGGGGCCTCGCTGGTCCGGCCGCTGCGTGCGGTCGCCACCCCGCTGATCGACTCGGTCGCGGAGATGCCCTACGCCGCGTTCCCCGCCATCCACAGCGATCCGACCACGCCCACGCCCGCCTTCGAACGCACCGCCCTGCTCCGCGAGCTCGGCGCGGACACCGTCGACGCGCTCCTCGCGGCCGCCGGTCCGGGCAGCACGGTGCCGCTGGCCGCGGTCGAGATCCGGCACCTGGGCGGTGCACTGGCACGACAGCCACGCCACCCCAACGCGGTCTCGCACCGGGATGCGGCGTTCACGCTGTTCATGGCCGGCGTCGGTGGCCCGGAGGCCGCGCCGGCCATCCGGAAGGCCACCGCGGACGTCATCCGCGTGATGCGGCCGTGGAGTACCGGCGGGATGTACATCAACTTCATGAACGTCGACGACACCTCGGACCGCTCGGTGCGCAGCGCGTACCGGCCGGACGTGTACCGCCGGCTGGAGGCGCTGAAGCGCCGTGTCGACCCGCGCAACACCTTCCGGCTGAATCACAATATTGAGCCTTGCTGA
- a CDS encoding AfsR/SARP family transcriptional regulator has protein sequence MTVEPQDPSHPGTRFAVLGPVRAWVGGAELDLGSPQQRGIMAMLAVREGAMVTTDEMIAGMWGDAPPRTALTTMRTYICRQRAMIERAGAGNDVRIDSASGGYALCLPRDALDLSHFTRHDARGAIAARHADWRTVTEEKSAALRLCHGQPLAGLPGPYAHIQRVRLEQQIMAARLELLHARVNLGQHREVLPELIALAAGHPLREDVQALLMTTLYAAGRVAEALMQYQRARRRIVDELGVEPSISLRQAHQRILVDDPSLAGAPLPATAPAHRRPPARPLPHRVVRRSHRRLPR, from the coding sequence GTGACCGTCGAACCGCAAGATCCGAGCCATCCCGGCACACGATTCGCCGTGCTCGGCCCGGTCCGGGCCTGGGTTGGCGGCGCCGAACTCGACCTGGGATCACCGCAACAGCGCGGCATCATGGCGATGCTCGCGGTGCGCGAGGGTGCGATGGTGACCACCGACGAGATGATCGCCGGGATGTGGGGTGACGCACCACCCCGGACCGCGCTGACCACCATGCGCACCTACATCTGCCGGCAGCGAGCGATGATCGAACGGGCCGGCGCCGGCAACGACGTGCGGATCGATTCGGCCAGCGGCGGCTACGCGCTCTGCCTGCCGCGGGACGCCCTGGACCTGTCGCACTTCACGCGGCACGACGCGCGGGGCGCGATCGCGGCGCGCCACGCCGACTGGCGCACCGTCACCGAGGAGAAGAGCGCGGCGCTGCGGCTGTGCCACGGGCAGCCACTCGCCGGGCTGCCCGGCCCGTACGCGCACATTCAGCGGGTCCGCCTGGAACAGCAGATCATGGCCGCCCGGCTCGAACTGCTCCACGCCCGGGTCAACCTCGGCCAGCACCGGGAGGTCCTGCCCGAGCTGATCGCACTGGCGGCCGGCCATCCGCTGCGCGAGGACGTCCAGGCACTACTGATGACCACGCTCTACGCCGCCGGGCGGGTGGCCGAGGCGCTGATGCAGTACCAGCGCGCGCGGCGCAGGATCGTCGACGAGCTGGGCGTCGAGCCGAGCATCTCGCTACGCCAGGCCCACCAGCGGATCCTCGTCGACGATCCGTCACTGGCCGGCGCACCGCTCCCGGCCACCGCGCCGGCGCACCGCCGGCCGCCCGCGCGCCCGCTGCCGCACCGTGTCGTCCGGCGATCTCACCGCCGCCTTCCGCGCTGA
- a CDS encoding LysR family transcriptional regulator — MELRQLDYFVAVAEEGSFTKGARRVRVAQSAVSATVQKLERELGVPLFAREAGGVALTDAGTALLPEARALLSAERRARDTVDQVRGGLRGTVRMGTLVMIGVRPASRGLLVVDLPQVLGRFHVTHPLVRFQLRTARRGSAGHLSALLAGDLDLALVGTVDRPDGIRLHRLGGVRLSLVCPRRHRLADASSVSLADLADETWVDFPRLWGNRAMTDRAFAAAGVPRAVPFEAADQDTVLGLVRNGLGVALLPRAGVDDEEVAVVDVDDGDLELPVSIALPSDREPSAATAALLTSILRAAGRPVSRHR; from the coding sequence ATGGAACTTCGCCAGCTGGACTACTTCGTCGCCGTCGCCGAGGAGGGTAGCTTCACCAAGGGTGCGCGGCGGGTACGGGTGGCACAGTCCGCGGTGTCGGCGACCGTGCAGAAGCTGGAGCGCGAGCTCGGGGTGCCGCTGTTCGCCCGGGAGGCCGGTGGCGTCGCGCTCACCGACGCCGGCACGGCGCTGCTGCCGGAGGCCCGCGCGCTGCTCAGCGCGGAGCGGCGGGCCCGGGACACGGTGGACCAGGTCCGCGGTGGGCTGCGCGGCACGGTACGGATGGGGACGCTGGTCATGATCGGCGTCCGGCCGGCCTCGCGCGGGCTCCTGGTCGTCGACCTGCCACAGGTGCTGGGCCGTTTCCACGTCACCCATCCGCTGGTGAGGTTCCAGCTGCGGACGGCCCGGCGGGGTTCGGCCGGTCACCTGTCCGCGCTGCTGGCCGGCGATCTCGACCTGGCGCTGGTGGGCACCGTCGACCGGCCGGACGGGATCCGGCTGCATCGCCTCGGCGGAGTGCGGCTGTCGCTGGTCTGCCCTCGGCGGCACCGCCTCGCCGATGCCAGCTCGGTGAGCCTGGCGGACCTCGCCGACGAGACCTGGGTCGACTTCCCGCGCCTGTGGGGCAACCGGGCCATGACCGACCGTGCGTTCGCCGCGGCCGGCGTGCCGCGCGCCGTGCCGTTCGAGGCCGCCGACCAGGACACCGTGCTCGGGCTCGTCCGCAACGGTCTCGGCGTGGCGCTGCTGCCACGCGCCGGCGTCGACGACGAGGAGGTCGCCGTCGTGGACGTGGACGACGGCGACCTCGAACTGCCGGTATCGATCGCGCTGCCGAGCGACCGGGAGCCGTCGGCGGCCACCGCGGCGCTGCTCACCAGCATCCTGCGGGCCGCCGGCCGCCCGGTGTCACGTCATCGCTGA